In one window of Mytilus trossulus isolate FHL-02 chromosome 7, PNRI_Mtr1.1.1.hap1, whole genome shotgun sequence DNA:
- the LOC134727104 gene encoding uncharacterized protein LOC134727104 — MLDRKFYNCSTVNYDSQTSNITIFIIIDNLDICTFNISGMVWKDLKCVQSNILMVEFICEERVPAVLSDITQKKKVSIDIGAIVGMVVDVVLLACLVLISCLIRRSGSCRKGTENQEPVPNNRDNIVKQGETLPSVSDCKNQRNINCNGTNNNKNSNIYGRAIEEV; from the exons ATGTTGGATCGAAAGTTCTACAATTGTTCAACTGTAAACTATGATTCACAAACCTCAAATATAACtatatttatcattattgaCAACTTAGACATTTGCACCTTCAATATTTCTGGGATGGTTTGGAAGGATCTAAAATGTGTTCAATCAAACATACTTATGGTTGAGTTTATATGTGAAG AGAGGGTTCCAGCTGTTTTATCAGATATTACACAGAAGAAAAAGGTTTCCATTGACATAG gtGCAATCGTTGGTATGGTCGTCGATGTCGTGCTATTAGCTTGTCTGGTATTGATTAGTTGCCTAATCAGAAG GTCAGGTTCGTGCAGAAAAGGTACAGAAAACCAAGAACCTGTCCCCAACAATAGGgataatattgtaaaacaagGTGAAACTTTACCCAGTGTTAGTGATTGCAAAAATCAACGAAATATTAATTGCAATGgaacaaacaataataaaaattcgAACATTTATGGCCGTGCAATAGAAGAGGTATGA
- the LOC134725216 gene encoding uncharacterized protein LOC134725216 isoform X1: MLLFFVILQSFVGVLDAYSDCTYYYSYSYDQVGSSCTYYSNSYYVYSRVYSISAPIIVVIALGALVGLGIFITILVCVCCRRGRRSTGVVVSGNTAQPTTGYIYPTNPNSKLFHKYRKMWYIE; the protein is encoded by the exons ATGTTActattctttgttatattacagTCTTTTG TAGGTGTTTTGGATGCCTATAGCGACTGTACATACTACTATAGTTACAGCTATGATCAGGTCGGGAGTTCCTGTACTTATTATAGCAATAGTTATTACGTCTATAGCCGTGTGTACTCAAT ATCAGCTCCAATAATTGTGGTAATAGCCCTTGGGGCCCTTGTTGGACTAGGCATTTTCATTACAATACTGGTGTGTGTATGCTGCAGACGTGGTCGTCGATCAACAGGCGTGGTTGTAAGCGGAAATACCGCCCAGCCAACGACAGGTTATATCTATCCAACCAATCCAAACAGTAagttatttcataaatataggaagatgtggtacatTGAATGA
- the LOC134727102 gene encoding uncharacterized protein LOC134727102, translating into MLYVHTLCNQGNAFAGNTTTSALSDETSSIDNNIILLISVIGGAVAIVSFTLFVFLATRYFTSHATVEQKKDNTCTTHGMVKSESYTYCGHQNIAFSEIKNGEVHNVPSSSYFIIDQLETGAFRTVNEPINKRDIPHVTPAVYFTLDPAETGHDRSNQTTATANNYELASPICNDAIDDDPYIDTVDDIYDHAHRSKHKSITSDDVYDHSVDDTYDVADHNSKIENEQTIPYIVEHTYENL; encoded by the exons ATGTTATATGTACACACTTTATGTAATCAAGGCAATGCCTTTGCAGGGAACACAACAACTTCAGCCTTGTCTGACGAAACATCTAGCATTGACAACAACA ttaTATTACTGATCAGTGTGATTGGTGGAGCAGTAGCGATAGTGTCCTTTACACTGTTTGTATTCTTAGCAACAAG atattttACTTCTCACGCCACAGTTGAACAAAAGaaagataatacatgtacaacacatGGAATGGTGAAGTCAGAATCGTACACATATTGTGGCCATCAAAATATTGCATTctcagaaataaaaaatggcGAAGTTCATAACGTGCCATCATCTAGTTATTTCATAATCGATCAGCTTGAAACCGGAGCATTCCGAACAGTCAATGAACCAATCAACAAACGCGATATACCCCATGTGACACCAGCTGTTTATTTCACCCTTGATCCGGCAGAAACTGGACACGATAGAAGCAATCAAACCACAGCTACTGCAAATAACTATGAATTAGCATCGCCAATATGTAATGACGCCATAGATGATGATCCGTATATTGATACTGTGGATGATATTTATGATCATGCGCATCGCAGCAAACATAAGAGTATCACCTCTGACGATGTGTACGACCATTCAGTTGATGACACCTATGACGTAGCTGATCACAACAGTAAAATAGAAAACGAACAAACAATACCTTATATAGTAGAGCATACATATGAAAACCTGTGA
- the LOC134725216 gene encoding uncharacterized protein LOC134725216 isoform X2 — MLLFFVILQSFGVLDAYSDCTYYYSYSYDQVGSSCTYYSNSYYVYSRVYSISAPIIVVIALGALVGLGIFITILVCVCCRRGRRSTGVVVSGNTAQPTTGYIYPTNPNSKLFHKYRKMWYIE, encoded by the exons ATGTTActattctttgttatattacagTCTTTTG GTGTTTTGGATGCCTATAGCGACTGTACATACTACTATAGTTACAGCTATGATCAGGTCGGGAGTTCCTGTACTTATTATAGCAATAGTTATTACGTCTATAGCCGTGTGTACTCAAT ATCAGCTCCAATAATTGTGGTAATAGCCCTTGGGGCCCTTGTTGGACTAGGCATTTTCATTACAATACTGGTGTGTGTATGCTGCAGACGTGGTCGTCGATCAACAGGCGTGGTTGTAAGCGGAAATACCGCCCAGCCAACGACAGGTTATATCTATCCAACCAATCCAAACAGTAagttatttcataaatataggaagatgtggtacatTGAATGA